CTGCGGTAGCGATAGTGATTACGCTGAACTGGCGCTACGGAATATTTATGCCAATGAGGATTTCATGCCTTATGTAAGACGAGCATTGGAAGAGCGGAGGCGTGCATGGATCGGATTGTGATTGAACGAAAACTCGATTCTTTGCAGCGTTGCTTGGTTCGTATTCGTGAGCGTTGCCCACCTGACATCCAAACGCTAACCAACGATATTGACACGCAGGACATTCTTTCCCTGAATCTAACTAGTGCGGTGCAATTATGTGTCGATCTTGCAACACATTTGCTCGCCGCTACCCAGCAACCGATGCCGGAGACGATGGGGTTAGCTTTCGAAATATTGGCTCGGATCAAAATTATTCCTGAAGACCTGGCGCTACGGCTGAGAAGGTTGGTTGGGTTCCGTAATCTAACCGTACATAATTATAATTATGAAAATCTTGGTCGAGAATGCTGCGTCTCAAGGAGGTGGTCGCCGTCAAATGCGGATATTACCAAAACGGCGCGATTTACTTGGGCGAGCGACTTCGCTTATCGAACGTACCCTGACCAGTTTTGTGCTCAACCATATCGAGCAAACCATCTAATCTCCCCCTTTCCATACCAGAGGAAAATAAATGATGTCCGAATCCATTACTCCCCAAAAGACACAATGCCCCGTTAATATCGAAGCCGGAAAAAGTTATTGGTGGTGTTCGTGTGGAAAGAGCGTATCACAGCCATTCTGTGATGGCAGTCATCAAGGTACTGATTTTACTCCAGTGGAATACCGGGCCACCGAAACCGATACAGTCTATTTCTGCGGATGTAAACACAGTTCCGCCAAGCCGTTATGTGACGGTATGGTATGTGTCCTGCAATCCCTAAATGATTGAAAACGAATGGACGCGCAGTATCAGATATAAAACACCGAGGAGGAGCGGCTGATGGAGCATATAGACCAGCAAACTGTGGCGACCCATAGCCGCAAGCGGGCTGAGGATGTGTGGCAACGTCCGCGCGGGGGCTTCGTGACGACCGTAGAGCCGTCGCCCCAGCCATAGGCCCAGCAGCACAACCCCGAACCACGGAACCAGGGGCACGTAGTCCTCGGTGAATGGCTTGTAGGTCATCATCCCCACCCAGTGCAAGGCTGGGTGGTCGAAAAAGGGGAGATGCACCGTGTTCCCTAATCCAATCAACGCCAATCCGCCCCCCAGATTGCCCCAATCCAGACGTAGAAAGGGCAATGCCAGCACGCTTGCCACCG
Above is a window of Gammaproteobacteria bacterium DNA encoding:
- a CDS encoding hypothetical protein (Evidence 5 : Unknown function) gives rise to the protein MDRIVIERKLDSLQRCLVRIRERCPPDIQTLTNDIDTQDILSLNLTSAVQLCVDLATHLLAATQQPMPETMGLAFEILARIKIIPEDLALRLRRLVGFRNLTVHNYNYENLGRECCVSRRWSPSNADITKTARFTWASDFAYRTYPDQFCAQPYRANHLISPFPYQRKINDVRIHYSPKDTMPR
- a CDS encoding DUF1624 domain-containing protein, with translation MTVAKPLPPRTSAARVPAVDVVRGFSIVLMVSYHLCFDLNLYGLTAFRFNDAPFWLNLRGVIVSLFLGIMGVSLHLASRAGRHRDRYLRRLALIATCAGLVTVASHQIFPQSYIYFGVLHFVAVASVLALPFLRLDWGNLGGGLALIGLGNTVHLPFFDHPALHWVGMMTYKPFTEDYVPLVPWFGVVLLGLWLGRRLYGRHEAPARTLPHILSPLAAMGRHSLLVYMLHQPLLLGVLYLILRVHSFSII